One part of the Candidatus Aquiluna sp. UB-MaderosW2red genome encodes these proteins:
- the gltX gene encoding glutamate--tRNA ligase — MSLITAPTTKATGADTRVRFCPSPTGTPHVGLVRTALFNWAYARNQGGKFVFRVEDTDAARDSEESYEQIVEALRWLGLDWDEGIDVGGPNEPYRQSQRGDIYLGVVEKLKASGHLYESFLSSEEIEARNIAAGRAKQLGYDNSERELSDEQRAKYLVEGRQPALRLRVPDQDITFDDLVRGEITFPAGSFPDFVVVRPGGQPLYTLVNPVDDALMGITHVLRGEDLLSSTPRQIALYNAMFEAGITEFIPRFGHLPFVMGEGNKKLSKRNPESNLFLHRDRGFIPEGLLNYLALLGWSISHDRDIFSLQELCDNFDVKSVNPNPARFDQKKADSINATHLRMLDPKDYENRVLPYLQSAGVLPGEPDQKELDLLGQLVPLIQERITVLSEAPGMIGFMFQKSNELTLDEDALASLPANAKEIIEAAIKTLEELADFNTVELQAALSAALVEGLGEKPRNAFGPIRTAISGRRVTPPLFECMELLGKQESLARLEAFAQGR, encoded by the coding sequence ATGTCACTGATAACTGCCCCCACAACAAAAGCCACAGGTGCTGACACCAGAGTGCGCTTTTGCCCTTCGCCCACTGGAACTCCACACGTTGGATTAGTTCGCACCGCCTTGTTCAATTGGGCCTATGCCAGAAACCAAGGCGGCAAGTTTGTCTTCCGGGTTGAGGACACCGATGCGGCGCGCGATTCTGAAGAAAGCTATGAGCAGATCGTCGAGGCGCTTCGGTGGCTCGGTCTAGATTGGGATGAGGGTATCGATGTTGGTGGGCCCAATGAGCCCTACCGCCAATCGCAGCGTGGAGATATCTATTTAGGGGTGGTTGAGAAGCTCAAGGCCTCTGGTCACTTATACGAGAGTTTCTTGTCCTCCGAAGAAATCGAAGCTAGAAACATTGCTGCTGGTCGCGCCAAACAACTTGGTTACGACAACTCTGAGCGCGAGTTATCGGACGAGCAAAGAGCTAAGTATTTGGTCGAAGGTCGTCAGCCAGCTCTTCGGTTGCGGGTTCCAGATCAGGACATTACTTTTGACGATTTGGTGCGCGGTGAGATTACTTTCCCAGCCGGTTCGTTCCCAGACTTTGTGGTGGTTAGACCGGGCGGTCAACCGCTTTATACCCTTGTGAACCCGGTTGATGATGCCCTGATGGGCATCACGCATGTCTTGCGTGGTGAGGATTTACTTTCCTCCACCCCCAGGCAGATTGCGCTTTATAACGCAATGTTTGAGGCGGGTATAACCGAGTTCATTCCGCGCTTTGGCCACTTGCCGTTTGTAATGGGAGAGGGCAATAAAAAGCTCTCTAAAAGAAACCCGGAGAGCAATCTTTTTCTACACCGCGACCGCGGGTTCATCCCCGAGGGGCTCTTGAACTACCTTGCACTTCTGGGTTGGTCAATTTCTCACGATAGAGATATATTTTCGCTGCAAGAACTCTGCGATAACTTCGACGTGAAAAGTGTGAATCCAAACCCCGCCAGGTTTGATCAGAAAAAAGCGGACTCTATTAATGCCACTCACCTGAGGATGCTCGATCCAAAAGACTACGAAAACCGGGTACTTCCTTATCTTCAAAGCGCAGGGGTTTTGCCTGGCGAACCGGATCAAAAAGAGTTGGACCTGCTTGGTCAGCTGGTGCCTTTGATTCAGGAGCGAATCACGGTTCTTTCAGAGGCGCCGGGAATGATCGGCTTCATGTTCCAGAAATCTAATGAACTGACCCTTGATGAGGATGCGCTTGCCTCGCTGCCAGCTAACGCTAAGGAGATTATCGAAGCCGCCATCAAAACCCTTGAAGAGCTGGCGGATTTCAACACCGTCGAGCTTCAGGCGGCTTTGAGTGCAGCTTTGGTAGAAGGTCTTGGTGAAAAGCCGAGGAATGCTTTCGGGCCAATCCGCACAGCCATTTCTGGCCGCAGGGTCACGCCACCATTATTTGAATGCATGGAGTTATTGGGCAAACAAGAGTCATTGGCCCGACTAGAGGCTTTCGCCCAAGGCCGCTAG
- a CDS encoding fumarylacetoacetate hydrolase family protein, producing the protein MRTARFSHQSVIKYGEIQDTLIRVFVSSPIESLEYSGEVLELSEVRLLAPVIPSKIICIGMNYAAHAAEIAQDLPDEPLMFFKPVSSIIGPGDAIVLPRQSDQVELEVELAIVIGKQAKDISESEAREHIFGYTIGNDVTARDLQFSDLQWARSKGFDTFCPLGPWIETEFEPQGKRISSKVHGQPRQRSITSDMIYSVDQIVSYVSQNVTLFPGDVILTGSPAGISRFDSGDLVECEIEGIGVLSNPVK; encoded by the coding sequence GTGCGCACAGCGAGGTTCAGTCACCAGTCCGTTATTAAATACGGAGAAATTCAAGACACCCTGATTAGAGTCTTCGTCTCAAGCCCAATCGAATCATTGGAATATTCCGGTGAAGTGCTTGAGCTCTCGGAAGTGCGGCTCTTGGCTCCGGTTATTCCATCAAAAATAATCTGCATCGGAATGAACTATGCGGCCCATGCCGCAGAGATCGCGCAGGATCTTCCGGATGAACCCCTGATGTTTTTCAAGCCCGTGAGTTCGATTATCGGTCCAGGGGATGCGATTGTGCTTCCCAGGCAGTCCGATCAGGTCGAGCTAGAGGTTGAACTGGCGATTGTTATTGGCAAGCAAGCCAAAGACATCTCTGAGTCAGAGGCCAGGGAGCACATCTTTGGTTACACAATCGGCAACGACGTCACCGCCAGGGATCTGCAGTTCTCTGATTTGCAGTGGGCCAGGTCCAAGGGCTTTGATACTTTTTGCCCACTGGGGCCTTGGATTGAAACCGAATTCGAACCACAAGGCAAAAGAATTTCTTCCAAGGTGCATGGCCAGCCCAGGCAACGCTCAATCACTAGTGACATGATCTACTCTGTGGATCAGATTGTTTCCTATGTTTCGCAGAATGTGACGCTGTTTCCCGGTGATGTGATTCTCACGGGATCCCCAGCGGGAATAAGCCGGTTCGATTCTGGAGATCTGGTTGAGTGCGAGATTGAAGGAATAGGCGTTCTTAGTAACCCCGTCAAATAA
- a CDS encoding branched-chain amino acid aminotransferase has translation MKFEVTRNPSPLSDFDREAAISDPTFGSHFTDHQVVVVWEAGIGWHSAQVIPYGPILMDPSSAVLHYGQEVFEGIKAYRHEDGSIWTFRPEMNAARIQRSAKRMALPELPADVFIDSLHQLIAVDGDWVPKPEGEKTLYFRPFEIAAENFLGVRAAKRVEYRVIASPVGPYFVGGVKPISIWIALDSSRAGKHGTGEAKTGGNYAASLLAQQEGYDQGCSQVVFLDAETSTHVEELGGMNLFFIYKDGSVVTPGLDGTILRGITRDSLITLIRDRGIKITERKVTLDEVREGAKSGEIAEVLACGTAAVITPVGIFKSRDEEIVIGDNQPGELTVSLREELTGIQYGIVADRHNWMHKLAD, from the coding sequence ATGAAATTTGAAGTAACCCGCAACCCATCACCGCTGAGTGACTTTGATCGCGAAGCCGCTATATCTGACCCCACCTTTGGAAGCCACTTCACCGACCACCAGGTCGTTGTGGTTTGGGAAGCGGGTATCGGTTGGCACAGCGCTCAAGTAATTCCATATGGCCCAATTTTGATGGATCCATCCTCGGCAGTTTTGCACTATGGCCAAGAGGTTTTTGAGGGCATCAAGGCTTATCGCCATGAGGACGGTTCAATCTGGACTTTCAGGCCCGAGATGAATGCTGCACGCATTCAGCGCTCTGCCAAGAGAATGGCATTACCCGAGCTCCCAGCCGATGTCTTCATAGATTCACTCCACCAGTTGATTGCGGTTGACGGCGACTGGGTGCCAAAGCCCGAGGGCGAAAAAACGCTTTATTTCAGACCTTTTGAGATTGCTGCGGAGAATTTCTTGGGAGTTCGCGCCGCTAAGCGCGTTGAGTATCGAGTGATCGCATCCCCGGTAGGTCCATATTTTGTTGGGGGAGTCAAACCGATTTCGATTTGGATTGCCCTGGATTCTTCGAGGGCCGGGAAGCACGGCACCGGTGAGGCGAAAACCGGCGGTAACTATGCGGCCTCGCTTTTGGCCCAGCAAGAAGGTTATGACCAGGGCTGCTCCCAGGTGGTATTCCTAGACGCTGAGACCTCAACCCATGTCGAGGAACTTGGTGGAATGAACCTGTTCTTTATTTATAAAGACGGTTCCGTAGTCACTCCTGGACTTGATGGCACCATTCTGCGTGGCATCACCAGGGATTCTTTGATAACGCTTATTAGGGACCGTGGGATAAAAATAACCGAGCGCAAAGTGACCCTGGATGAGGTTCGTGAGGGGGCCAAATCCGGTGAAATAGCTGAGGTTCTTGCCTGCGGCACAGCAGCCGTTATTACCCCGGTGGGAATCTTCAAATCTCGAGATGAAGAGATTGTGATTGGGGATAACCAGCCGGGTGAGCTGACTGTTTCGCTTCGCGAGGAGCTCACCGGCATCCAATATGGAATTGTGGCTGATCGCCATAATTGGATGCATAAGCTGGCAGACTAA
- a CDS encoding 3-isopropylmalate dehydrogenase — MNSINLAVIPGDGIGPEVTKVALSALGKALGDVQVRATEYDLGAKRYLATGSVLEESDLVALGTHDAILLGAIGDPQVASGILERGLLLKLRFAFDHHINLRPSKLFAGVQSPLSGIEGLDFIVVREGTEGPYVGNGGAIRIGTDQEVANEVSVNTAFGVKRAVEYAFELAQTRERKHVTLVHKTNVLVHAGKIWLRMVEEVSANYPGVTHDYMHIDAATIYMVTAANRFDVIVTDNLFGDIITDLAAAICGGIGLAASANLNPTGAFPSMFEPVHGSAPDIAGKNLADPTAAILSAALMAKTLGFDLAAQKIETAVAQDLLTRGNQKRTTDQIAESILGLI, encoded by the coding sequence TTGAATTCTATTAACCTTGCCGTAATTCCAGGCGATGGCATTGGACCAGAGGTCACCAAGGTCGCGCTTTCGGCGCTTGGCAAGGCTCTAGGCGATGTTCAAGTAAGGGCCACCGAGTATGACCTCGGAGCAAAAAGATACTTGGCCACCGGCTCGGTATTAGAAGAATCGGATTTAGTAGCTCTTGGAACCCACGACGCGATTCTTTTGGGAGCGATTGGCGACCCGCAGGTTGCCTCTGGAATCTTAGAGCGCGGGCTACTGCTGAAACTACGCTTTGCATTTGACCACCACATTAACCTTCGCCCATCCAAACTCTTCGCCGGGGTGCAGTCTCCGCTTTCAGGAATCGAGGGTTTGGATTTTATAGTGGTGCGCGAGGGCACCGAAGGTCCCTACGTTGGTAACGGCGGGGCTATCCGAATTGGCACCGACCAAGAGGTGGCGAACGAGGTCTCAGTCAACACCGCCTTCGGGGTGAAAAGAGCCGTTGAATATGCCTTTGAGCTCGCTCAGACTCGCGAGCGCAAGCACGTCACACTGGTGCATAAAACCAATGTTTTAGTGCATGCCGGCAAGATTTGGCTTCGAATGGTCGAGGAAGTTTCGGCTAACTACCCGGGTGTCACCCACGATTACATGCACATTGACGCCGCAACTATTTACATGGTGACGGCTGCGAATCGTTTCGATGTGATTGTTACCGACAACCTATTTGGCGACATCATTACCGATCTGGCAGCCGCAATCTGCGGTGGCATTGGGCTGGCTGCATCGGCTAATCTAAATCCAACCGGTGCATTTCCCTCCATGTTCGAACCCGTTCATGGCTCTGCACCGGATATCGCCGGCAAAAATCTGGCTGATCCAACCGCGGCCATCCTGTCTGCGGCGCTCATGGCAAAAACCCTCGGGTTCGATTTGGCTGCGCAGAAGATTGAGACTGCGGTTGCCCAAGACCTACTAACCCGCGGCAATCAAAAGCGAACCACGGATCAGATTGCAGAATCTATCCTTGGACTGATTTAG
- a CDS encoding rhodanese-like domain-containing protein encodes MKIYKFLAAALIALFAVSSLAGCSTEKFDPQSYAEIIDVREQSEWDSGHLEGAVLIPIAAADFATQITTLDPSLDYYIYCRSGNRAGQAITQMRDLGFTGELINGGSVANASSQLGLAVVKD; translated from the coding sequence TTGAAGATTTATAAGTTTTTAGCAGCCGCACTAATCGCCCTCTTCGCAGTGAGCTCACTCGCCGGTTGTTCAACGGAAAAGTTTGATCCGCAGAGCTATGCAGAGATTATCGACGTGCGAGAGCAGTCCGAGTGGGATAGCGGACACCTCGAAGGCGCAGTCCTAATTCCAATTGCCGCTGCCGATTTTGCAACCCAGATTACAACTCTTGATCCAAGCTTGGATTACTACATTTACTGCCGCAGTGGCAACCGCGCGGGCCAGGCCATTACTCAGATGCGCGATCTTGGCTTCACCGGTGAGTTGATTAACGGTGGCTCTGTGGCCAATGCTTCCAGTCAGCTTGGGCTCGCTGTCGTCAAAGACTAA
- a CDS encoding metal-sensitive transcriptional regulator, which produces MEIPQEDLDSVKRRLARAQGQIGGIIKMLEEGRECTDILTQLAAAQAAISRGAFALIASGMANCAQDASGHKDRAKLEKAFLSLS; this is translated from the coding sequence TTGGAAATTCCACAAGAGGATCTCGACTCAGTAAAAAGACGGCTCGCCAGAGCCCAAGGGCAAATCGGCGGCATCATAAAGATGCTCGAAGAAGGCAGGGAGTGCACCGACATCCTGACCCAGCTTGCAGCAGCTCAAGCCGCCATCTCCCGCGGAGCTTTTGCTCTAATCGCGTCCGGGATGGCCAACTGTGCGCAGGATGCATCCGGGCATAAAGACCGAGCCAAGCTCGAAAAAGCCTTTCTCTCACTCAGCTAA
- a CDS encoding rhodanese-like domain-containing protein, producing the protein MAQEVNLNDLSQALGEDAFLIDVREDWEFRDGHVPAAIHMPLSSVPENLTDLPKDKKIWVICQSGGRSMTAANYLEAQGFDAVSVAGGTGGWITSGKDVSMGEDI; encoded by the coding sequence ATGGCACAAGAAGTAAACCTAAACGATCTAAGTCAAGCATTAGGGGAAGATGCATTTCTAATCGACGTGCGCGAGGACTGGGAGTTTCGAGACGGACACGTTCCAGCCGCAATTCATATGCCGCTGAGCTCAGTACCGGAGAATCTAACGGATCTTCCGAAAGACAAAAAGATATGGGTAATCTGCCAGTCTGGTGGAAGATCCATGACTGCGGCCAATTACCTAGAGGCCCAAGGCTTTGACGCGGTTTCGGTAGCGGGGGGCACCGGTGGCTGGATTACCTCCGGAAAAGACGTCTCAATGGGAGAAGATATCTAA
- a CDS encoding rhodanese-like domain-containing protein, protein MGLFDFFKKKFETISPAQAKEALDAGAMLIDVREPSEYRSGHASGARLIPLGSLEQKFKDIPIERKILVICQSGMRSRQAAGILASNGYQVTNISGGMMGWKRAGQRVVN, encoded by the coding sequence ATGGGTCTATTTGATTTTTTCAAAAAGAAGTTCGAGACGATTTCACCAGCGCAAGCTAAGGAAGCGCTAGACGCCGGGGCGATGCTTATCGATGTCCGCGAACCCAGTGAATACCGTTCAGGCCACGCATCTGGAGCCAGGCTAATTCCACTCGGTTCTTTAGAACAAAAATTCAAGGACATCCCAATTGAACGCAAAATATTGGTGATCTGCCAGTCTGGCATGCGCTCTAGGCAAGCGGCCGGAATTCTAGCCTCCAATGGCTATCAGGTGACAAATATCTCGGGTGGGATGATGGGCTGGAAACGTGCTGGTCAGCGGGTAGTGAACTAG
- a CDS encoding FAD-dependent oxidoreductase: MKVLIVGGVAGGMSAATRLRRLREDAEIVIFEQGPHVSYANCGLPYHIGEIIPAEADLLLQTPESLKDRFNLDVRVNNRVVQLNPTAKTVEVENLQTGEKYIESYDSLILSTGAKPRMVPIPGLERAHVLRDVPDAIGIKELVDNKKIKSAVIIGAGFIGVELAENLQHRGIDTTIVEFRDSILPQFDPEMIEPMQKLLIEHGIKLALNSETAEVRSDTLILKDGREIPADLVVAAIGVVADHHLAVDAGLEIGTAGGIKVDDQMRTSNPYIYAVGDAAEKISALTGQPQMIWLANLANRHGRLVADVVAGEKVSNRPSIGTGIIGAYGMAAALTGITEGLAKRMNIEHTVIHLHPGSHAGYYPGAERVSLKILFDPKTGRLLGAQAIGMDGIDKRMDVIATAIYAGLGIDDLMNLELSYAPAFGSAKDAINQAGYVGNNVKGGKTPTIQWHELKAAQEQGSIVVDVRSSEEHQAGSIPNTQLIPVDTLRERLTELAGKDVIVTCAVGQRGHTATQILRSHGINTRNLDGGYTTWRSGMDAKERVAI, translated from the coding sequence ATGAAGGTTCTAATCGTTGGCGGGGTTGCCGGTGGCATGTCCGCGGCAACTAGATTGCGCAGACTCCGCGAAGATGCAGAGATAGTCATTTTCGAACAGGGACCCCACGTCTCCTATGCGAATTGCGGCCTGCCGTATCACATCGGTGAGATTATTCCAGCCGAAGCAGATCTATTGCTGCAAACCCCGGAGTCTCTTAAAGACCGCTTCAACCTGGATGTTCGAGTAAATAATCGCGTGGTGCAGCTAAACCCAACAGCTAAAACCGTAGAGGTTGAAAACCTACAAACTGGTGAAAAATACATAGAGAGCTACGACTCGCTAATTCTCTCCACCGGGGCCAAGCCCCGAATGGTACCCATTCCAGGACTCGAGCGTGCCCATGTGTTGCGCGATGTGCCAGATGCGATCGGTATCAAGGAGCTGGTTGACAATAAGAAGATTAAATCTGCCGTGATTATCGGCGCCGGCTTCATCGGTGTGGAGCTTGCTGAGAACCTCCAGCACCGCGGCATTGACACCACCATCGTTGAGTTCCGCGACAGCATCTTGCCGCAGTTCGACCCCGAGATGATTGAACCGATGCAAAAGCTTTTGATTGAGCACGGCATCAAACTCGCTTTGAATTCAGAAACTGCCGAGGTTAGAAGTGACACCCTGATACTAAAAGATGGAAGAGAGATCCCGGCCGACTTAGTGGTTGCAGCAATCGGCGTAGTGGCAGATCACCACCTAGCCGTTGACGCGGGTCTTGAGATTGGAACTGCTGGCGGTATAAAAGTTGATGATCAGATGCGCACCTCAAACCCATATATTTATGCGGTGGGAGATGCTGCCGAGAAGATCAGCGCACTGACTGGGCAGCCCCAAATGATATGGCTCGCAAACTTAGCAAATCGTCACGGGAGGCTAGTAGCCGATGTTGTTGCCGGTGAAAAAGTGTCGAATAGACCATCGATTGGCACGGGAATCATCGGCGCCTACGGAATGGCGGCGGCTCTCACGGGGATTACCGAAGGCCTTGCCAAGCGCATGAACATCGAACACACCGTGATTCACTTGCACCCAGGCAGTCACGCCGGCTACTACCCAGGAGCCGAACGAGTCTCACTAAAGATTTTGTTTGATCCTAAAACCGGGAGGCTCTTGGGGGCTCAGGCAATCGGCATGGATGGCATTGATAAGCGAATGGATGTGATTGCAACCGCAATCTATGCCGGACTCGGTATTGATGACCTAATGAATCTAGAGCTCTCCTATGCGCCTGCATTTGGCTCCGCAAAGGATGCGATCAACCAGGCCGGCTATGTTGGAAACAATGTAAAAGGCGGCAAAACCCCCACCATTCAATGGCACGAGCTCAAAGCCGCTCAGGAACAAGGCTCAATCGTGGTGGATGTTCGTTCAAGCGAAGAGCACCAAGCCGGTAGCATCCCTAACACTCAACTGATTCCGGTTGATACCCTCAGGGAACGCCTGACCGAACTAGCTGGTAAGGACGTGATTGTGACCTGCGCTGTTGGCCAGCGCGGCCACACAGCCACGCAAATATTGCGCAGCCACGGCATCAACACCCGCAACCTCGACGGTGGTTACACCACGTGGCGAAGCGGAATGGATGCCAAAGAAAGGGTCGCGATTTAG
- the serA gene encoding phosphoglycerate dehydrogenase has product MSKPVVLIAEELSPATLEALGPDFEVRNVDGADRSALLPALKEAHAVLIRSATKMDAEAIAAAPLLKVIARAGVGLDNVDIKAATSAGVMVVNAPTSNIISAAELAIGQIMALSRHIPDANASLKNGLWKRSQYTGVELYEKTIGIIGLGRIGTLVAQRLAGFGVTLIGYDPYVTAQRAEQIGVELCDIETLMKRSDYITIHIPKTPETTSMISTNEFAMAKPNLRIVNCSRGGIIDEAALYEALKSKQIAGAGLDVFVNEPPTDSPLLTLDNILVTPHLGASTDEAQEKAGISVARSVRLALAGDLVPDAVNVAGGVIDASVRPGIGLAEKLGQIVAGLAHTSIVSVEFEALGEIAAHDVTVLKLAALKGLFQSMVTEQVSYVNAPLLAQQRGVEVRLIQDLVSDEYRNVTTLKAVLSDGSVVSAGGTVIGPKHHQKVVSINGYDVELSMAENFVVMVYQDRPGIVAIYGKAFAEAGVNIAAMNIARQQKGGKALAVITIDSRIDQAILETLRAEISADLMQAIAITEAY; this is encoded by the coding sequence TTGTCTAAGCCAGTTGTATTAATTGCCGAAGAACTCTCACCCGCCACGCTTGAAGCGCTCGGCCCGGATTTTGAAGTTCGAAATGTCGATGGCGCTGATCGCTCAGCTCTATTGCCGGCTCTGAAAGAGGCTCACGCAGTCTTGATTCGCTCAGCCACCAAAATGGATGCTGAGGCTATTGCCGCGGCCCCTCTGCTAAAGGTGATAGCGCGAGCCGGCGTCGGGCTAGATAACGTGGACATCAAGGCGGCAACCAGTGCCGGGGTCATGGTGGTAAACGCCCCAACCTCAAACATTATTTCGGCCGCAGAGTTGGCCATTGGTCAAATCATGGCGCTTTCGCGCCACATCCCGGATGCCAATGCCTCTTTGAAAAACGGGCTCTGGAAGCGCAGTCAGTACACCGGTGTCGAGCTTTACGAAAAAACCATCGGCATCATTGGTTTGGGCAGGATCGGAACCTTGGTCGCCCAGCGGCTAGCTGGTTTTGGCGTCACCCTGATTGGTTACGACCCTTATGTGACAGCTCAAAGAGCTGAGCAAATCGGTGTTGAGCTTTGCGATATTGAGACCCTCATGAAGCGCAGCGACTACATCACCATCCACATTCCAAAGACTCCCGAGACAACCTCGATGATTTCGACCAACGAGTTCGCGATGGCGAAGCCAAACCTGAGAATTGTGAATTGCTCACGCGGTGGAATCATCGATGAGGCCGCTCTTTACGAGGCCCTCAAGAGCAAGCAAATCGCCGGAGCAGGGCTTGATGTTTTTGTGAATGAGCCGCCCACAGATTCACCACTATTAACTCTCGATAACATCCTGGTTACCCCGCACCTTGGAGCCTCAACCGATGAGGCTCAAGAAAAAGCCGGCATTTCGGTGGCCCGCTCGGTTCGATTAGCGCTGGCTGGCGATTTGGTTCCAGACGCTGTGAACGTAGCTGGTGGCGTCATCGATGCTTCGGTCAGGCCCGGCATTGGTCTTGCTGAAAAGCTCGGGCAGATTGTCGCGGGCCTTGCCCACACTTCAATCGTCTCTGTAGAGTTCGAGGCTCTTGGGGAAATCGCAGCTCACGATGTCACCGTCTTGAAGCTTGCCGCCCTGAAGGGCCTATTCCAATCCATGGTCACCGAGCAGGTGTCCTATGTGAATGCGCCCCTATTGGCTCAGCAGCGCGGGGTTGAGGTGCGCCTTATTCAAGACCTGGTTTCTGATGAGTATCGCAATGTCACAACTTTGAAGGCCGTGCTGTCGGACGGCAGTGTTGTCTCGGCTGGCGGAACTGTAATTGGCCCTAAGCACCATCAAAAAGTGGTCTCTATTAATGGATACGATGTTGAGCTTTCGATGGCCGAGAACTTTGTGGTCATGGTCTACCAAGATCGCCCGGGAATCGTTGCCATTTACGGCAAGGCGTTTGCAGAGGCTGGCGTGAACATTGCAGCAATGAACATTGCACGCCAGCAAAAAGGTGGCAAGGCGCTTGCTGTTATCACAATCGATAGTCGGATTGACCAAGCGATTTTGGAAACTTTGCGTGCTGAGATTTCGGCCGACCTTATGCAAGCCATAGCCATTACCGAGGCTTACTAA
- the ilvC gene encoding ketol-acid reductoisomerase, with product MAEIFYDKDADLGIIQGRKVAVLGFGSQGHAHALNLKDSGVDVVVGLLPGSKSIAKATEQGLKVLTPGEAVKWASVIVVLAPDPKQRDLYKTDIEPNLEAGDAIVFGHGFAIRYGLIVPPKDVDVFLVAPKGPGHTVRREYVAGKGVPNLIAIEQDATGHAMEVGLSYSKAIGGTRAGTIKTTFTEETETDLFGEQAVLCGGASQLVMYGFETLVEAGYQPEIAYFEVLHELKLIVDLMYEGGIAKQRWSVSDTAEYGDYVSGPRVIDSSVKDNMKAVLTDIQNGAFAKRFIEDQDAGGPEFKALREKGEAHPIEKTGRELRKLFSWIKSDDDYEEGSAAR from the coding sequence TTGGCAGAAATTTTCTATGACAAAGATGCCGACCTAGGCATTATCCAGGGTCGCAAAGTTGCAGTGCTTGGCTTTGGCTCTCAGGGCCATGCACACGCGCTAAACCTAAAAGATTCCGGCGTTGACGTCGTAGTCGGTCTGCTTCCAGGTTCAAAATCGATTGCCAAGGCAACCGAACAGGGCCTCAAGGTTTTGACCCCGGGCGAAGCAGTCAAGTGGGCCAGCGTGATTGTTGTGCTAGCACCAGATCCAAAGCAGCGCGATCTTTATAAGACCGACATCGAGCCGAATCTAGAGGCCGGCGACGCTATCGTCTTTGGTCACGGTTTTGCGATTCGCTATGGACTAATTGTTCCTCCCAAGGATGTTGACGTATTCCTAGTGGCCCCAAAGGGCCCGGGTCACACCGTTCGCCGCGAGTATGTTGCCGGTAAGGGTGTGCCAAACCTAATTGCCATCGAGCAAGATGCGACCGGTCACGCCATGGAGGTAGGTCTTTCCTACTCCAAGGCAATTGGTGGAACCAGAGCCGGAACCATCAAGACCACCTTCACCGAGGAGACTGAGACCGATTTGTTCGGCGAGCAGGCCGTTCTTTGTGGTGGCGCATCGCAGCTAGTGATGTATGGCTTTGAGACCCTGGTCGAAGCCGGCTACCAGCCAGAGATTGCCTATTTTGAGGTGCTCCATGAGCTCAAGTTGATTGTTGATTTGATGTATGAAGGTGGCATTGCTAAGCAGCGCTGGAGCGTATCCGACACTGCCGAGTACGGCGATTATGTTTCTGGTCCGAGAGTCATTGACTCATCGGTCAAAGACAACATGAAGGCCGTGCTAACCGATATCCAAAACGGTGCGTTTGCCAAGCGCTTCATCGAAGATCAGGATGCTGGAGGCCCGGAGTTCAAGGCACTTCGCGAAAAGGGTGAGGCTCACCCAATCGAGAAGACTGGCCGCGAATTGCGCAAGCTATTCAGCTGGATCAAGTCGGACGACGACTACGAAGAAGGTAGTGCTGCGCGCTAG
- the ilvN gene encoding acetolactate synthase small subunit: protein MSQHVLSLLVENKPGILTRVAALFARRGYNIESLAVGTTEVEGLSRVTVVVSLDGQPLEQVTKQLNKLINVLKIVELDSEASVARDHMLIKVKTDVTTRSQVLEAVTLFRARVIDVVSDAVVIEVTGDSAKCQAFIKVLEPFGIKELVQSGAIAISRGSKSMSEKVLR, encoded by the coding sequence ATGTCGCAACACGTACTTTCACTTCTGGTAGAAAATAAACCAGGCATCTTGACCCGGGTTGCAGCACTTTTTGCAAGGCGCGGTTACAACATCGAGTCTCTTGCGGTGGGGACCACCGAAGTAGAGGGTCTTTCCCGAGTGACCGTTGTGGTTTCTTTAGATGGTCAGCCACTCGAGCAGGTCACCAAGCAACTCAATAAGCTCATAAATGTGCTCAAGATAGTGGAGCTTGATTCAGAAGCTTCGGTGGCTCGGGACCACATGCTGATTAAAGTCAAAACCGACGTCACCACCCGCTCTCAGGTCCTAGAGGCCGTCACTCTTTTCCGGGCAAGGGTGATTGATGTTGTGAGCGATGCAGTGGTTATTGAAGTGACCGGAGACAGCGCTAAGTGCCAGGCATTCATTAAAGTTCTTGAGCCTTTTGGTATCAAGGAATTGGTTCAATCGGGGGCTATTGCTATCTCTCGCGGATCAAAGTCCATGAGCGAAAAAGTTCTTCGCTAA